A window of Dickeya zeae NCPPB 2538 contains these coding sequences:
- the galU gene encoding UTP--glucose-1-phosphate uridylyltransferase GalU, whose protein sequence is MSTVNKKVKKAVIPVAGLGTRMLPATKAIPKEMLPLVDKPLIQYVVNECIAAGINEIILVTHSSKNSIENHFDTSFELEAMLEKRVQRQLLKEVQAICPEHVTIMQVRQGLAKGLGHAVLCAHPLVGDEPVAVILPDVIIDEYESDLKKDNLSEMLQRFYSTGHSQIMVEPVENVSSYGVVDCKGVELKPGDSAPMVGVVEKPKASEAPSNLAVVGRYVLSAQIWDLLKKTEPGAGNEIQLTDAIAMLMEKETVEAYHLKGISHDCGNKLGYMTAFVEYGIRHDALGEDFTQWLKDAIEEDAN, encoded by the coding sequence ATGTCAACTGTTAATAAAAAAGTAAAAAAAGCGGTCATTCCAGTGGCCGGGTTGGGAACACGTATGTTGCCTGCGACTAAGGCCATTCCCAAAGAAATGTTGCCGCTGGTCGATAAGCCGTTAATCCAGTATGTAGTTAATGAATGTATTGCTGCCGGTATCAATGAAATAATTTTGGTTACACATTCTTCCAAAAATTCAATAGAAAACCATTTTGATACCAGCTTTGAACTGGAAGCTATGCTGGAAAAACGTGTTCAGCGTCAGTTGTTGAAAGAAGTTCAAGCTATTTGTCCAGAGCATGTCACTATTATGCAGGTTCGTCAGGGGCTGGCGAAAGGATTAGGGCACGCAGTGCTTTGTGCACATCCTTTAGTGGGTGATGAACCGGTAGCGGTTATTTTGCCGGACGTCATCATCGATGAATATGAATCTGATCTGAAGAAAGACAACCTCAGTGAAATGCTGCAACGTTTTTATAGCACGGGCCATAGCCAGATTATGGTTGAGCCGGTGGAAAACGTGAGCAGTTACGGTGTGGTGGATTGTAAAGGCGTAGAATTAAAGCCGGGTGACAGTGCACCTATGGTTGGGGTTGTGGAAAAACCCAAAGCATCAGAAGCACCGTCTAATTTGGCTGTGGTGGGTCGTTATGTGTTGTCTGCACAGATCTGGGATCTGCTGAAGAAAACGGAACCCGGCGCGGGGAATGAAATTCAGCTGACAGATGCTATTGCCATGCTGATGGAAAAAGAAACCGTTGAGGCTTATCACCTGAAAGGGATAAGTCACGACTGCGGCAATAAACTGGGATACATGACCGCATTCGTGGAATATGGTATTCGTCACGACGCGCTGGGTGAGGACTTTACCCAGTGGCTGAAAGACGCGATAGAAGAAGACGCTAATTAA
- a CDS encoding DNA topoisomerase III, producing MRLFIAEKPSLARAIADVLPKPHRRGDGFIACGEQDMVTWCVGHLLEQAQPDVYDARYARWSLADLPIVPQKWLLQPRPSVSKQLNVIKKLLTQADEVIHAGDPDREGQLLVDEVLEYLALPEAKRQQVRRCLINDLNPQAVERAVSRLRENREFVPLCVSALARSRADWLYGINMTRAYTLLGKNAGYEGVLSVGRVQTPVLGLVVRRDEEIDNFVPRDYFEVKAHIVTPANERFVALWQPSDSCEPYQDEEGRLLHRPLAEHVVKRIEGQPAQVTAYNDKRESETAPLPYSLSALQIEAAKRFGLSAQQVLDICQRLYETHKLITYPRSDCRYLPEEHFAGRHAVLNAIAAHQPDLLPQPVVDPERRNRCWDDSKVDAHHAIIPTARSTRTSLTEQESQVYGLVARQYLMQFCADAVFRKCVIELDIAGGKFVAKARFLAEAGWRTLLGHKERDEENEGMPLPVVAKGDELLCERGEVVERQTQPPRPFTDATLLSAMTGIARFVQDKALKKILRETDGLGTEATRAGIIELLFKRAFLIKKGRHIHATDAGKALIHALPPIAAHPDMTAHWEATLTQISEKRCRYQDFMQPLTQSLYELIQQARQSGNISAFRGLPPVKRASPEKRKRRQSRSASTKE from the coding sequence ATGCGACTGTTTATTGCGGAAAAACCCAGTCTTGCCAGAGCGATTGCCGATGTCTTGCCTAAACCGCACCGGCGGGGCGATGGCTTCATTGCCTGTGGCGAACAGGATATGGTGACCTGGTGTGTGGGGCACCTGCTGGAACAGGCACAACCAGACGTTTACGATGCCCGCTACGCGCGCTGGTCGCTGGCTGACTTGCCGATCGTGCCACAAAAATGGCTGCTCCAGCCGCGGCCATCGGTGAGCAAGCAACTGAATGTGATCAAAAAACTGCTGACGCAGGCCGATGAAGTGATCCATGCCGGTGACCCGGACCGGGAAGGGCAGTTGCTGGTCGATGAGGTGCTGGAGTATCTGGCGCTGCCTGAAGCGAAACGCCAGCAGGTACGCCGTTGTCTCATCAACGACCTGAACCCGCAGGCGGTGGAGCGTGCAGTATCGCGCCTGCGTGAAAACCGGGAGTTTGTGCCGCTGTGTGTTTCCGCGCTGGCGCGTTCACGTGCTGACTGGTTATATGGCATTAATATGACCCGCGCCTATACCCTGCTCGGGAAGAATGCCGGATATGAAGGCGTGTTGTCTGTCGGCCGGGTGCAGACACCGGTATTGGGGCTGGTTGTCCGCCGTGATGAAGAGATAGACAATTTTGTGCCGCGCGACTATTTCGAGGTTAAGGCTCATATCGTTACCCCTGCCAACGAGCGGTTTGTCGCGCTGTGGCAGCCTAGTGATTCGTGTGAGCCGTATCAGGACGAAGAAGGGCGTTTGCTGCATCGCCCGCTGGCTGAACACGTTGTTAAACGCATTGAAGGGCAGCCCGCACAGGTCACAGCCTATAATGATAAACGGGAATCGGAAACCGCACCGTTGCCGTATTCTCTTTCCGCCTTGCAAATTGAAGCGGCTAAACGCTTTGGTTTGAGCGCTCAACAAGTGCTGGATATTTGCCAGCGGTTGTATGAAACGCACAAGTTGATTACCTACCCGCGTTCGGATTGCCGGTATCTGCCGGAAGAGCATTTCGCCGGGCGACACGCGGTACTGAACGCGATTGCCGCACATCAGCCGGATTTATTGCCACAGCCTGTGGTAGATCCTGAGCGCCGTAATCGCTGCTGGGATGACAGCAAGGTTGACGCACACCACGCCATTATCCCCACCGCGCGTAGCACCCGCACGTCGCTGACCGAGCAGGAAAGTCAGGTTTATGGGTTGGTTGCCCGGCAATACCTGATGCAGTTTTGCGCTGATGCGGTGTTTCGCAAATGCGTTATCGAGCTGGATATCGCTGGTGGCAAGTTTGTGGCAAAAGCCCGTTTTTTGGCAGAAGCGGGGTGGCGCACGTTGCTCGGCCATAAAGAGCGGGACGAGGAAAACGAGGGAATGCCATTGCCGGTGGTGGCGAAAGGCGATGAATTGCTGTGTGAGAGGGGCGAGGTGGTTGAGCGACAAACTCAGCCTCCCCGGCCGTTTACCGACGCGACGTTGCTATCTGCTATGACCGGGATTGCCCGCTTCGTGCAGGATAAGGCGCTGAAGAAGATCTTACGTGAGACAGATGGTCTGGGTACCGAAGCTACGCGCGCAGGCATTATCGAACTGTTGTTTAAACGCGCGTTTCTGATAAAGAAAGGGCGGCATATTCATGCGACTGACGCGGGTAAGGCGTTGATCCATGCATTACCACCGATCGCCGCGCACCCGGATATGACGGCACACTGGGAGGCGACGTTGACGCAGATTAGTGAAAAGCGTTGCCGCTATCAGGATTTTATGCAGCCGTTGACACAATCGTTGTACGAACTGATTCAGCAGGCACGACAAAGTGGTAATATCTCGGCGTTCAGAGGGTTACCGCCCGTTAAGCGCGCTTCGCCCGAGAAGCGCAAACGTCGTCAGTCACGTTCAGCCAGCACCAAGGAGTAA
- the rssB gene encoding two-component system response regulator RssB translates to MAQPLTGKHILVVEDEAVFRSVLAGYLTSLGADVHEAGNGKEALEKMAVQPPDLIICDLNMPMMGGFEFVERLRLYDTTTPVLVVSATSHLADVARILRLGVQDVLLKPLHDYTRLRESVMGCLYPTMFTSQANEVEQLMRDLDTLNQSPGAALKLLEQLQPPVQQTLAHCRINYRQLMAADRPGLVLDIAALSEDELAFYCLDVTQAANNHGVLAALLLRALFNSLLQEHLAHQQRRLPELSVLLNQVNQLLRQANLQGQFPLLVGYYHRELERLILISAGLHATLSVEDQNIGLNNGVPLGTLDAAYLNQMSYPCASWQCQMWGSGGRLRLMLSTD, encoded by the coding sequence ATGGCACAACCATTGACGGGAAAACACATTTTGGTGGTTGAGGATGAAGCTGTTTTCCGTTCTGTGCTGGCTGGTTATCTGACATCTCTGGGCGCGGATGTGCATGAGGCAGGTAACGGCAAAGAAGCGCTGGAAAAAATGGCTGTTCAGCCACCCGATCTGATTATTTGCGATCTCAATATGCCTATGATGGGCGGTTTTGAATTCGTTGAACGCTTGCGGTTGTACGATACCACAACGCCAGTACTGGTGGTGTCTGCCACCAGCCATCTGGCGGATGTCGCCAGAATATTACGCCTTGGCGTGCAGGATGTCCTGCTCAAACCCCTGCATGATTACACGCGTTTGCGTGAGTCGGTGATGGGCTGTCTATATCCGACGATGTTTACTTCGCAGGCGAATGAAGTAGAACAACTGATGCGTGATTTGGATACATTAAACCAGTCGCCAGGGGCAGCGTTGAAACTTCTGGAGCAGTTACAACCACCGGTCCAGCAGACGCTGGCGCATTGCCGTATTAACTATCGGCAATTAATGGCGGCAGACCGACCAGGACTGGTGCTTGATATCGCGGCGTTATCTGAGGACGAGCTGGCGTTCTACTGTCTCGATGTGACGCAGGCTGCTAATAATCACGGTGTGCTGGCGGCATTACTGTTGCGTGCGTTATTCAACAGTCTTTTGCAGGAGCATCTGGCGCATCAGCAGCGTCGCTTACCTGAATTATCGGTATTGCTTAATCAGGTCAACCAATTATTGCGTCAGGCGAATCTGCAAGGGCAGTTTCCTTTACTGGTGGGGTATTACCATCGTGAATTGGAACGACTGATTCTGATTTCCGCTGGTCTACATGCCACGTTAAGTGTTGAAGATCAGAATATTGGGCTGAATAACGGCGTACCGTTAGGCACATTAGATGCAGCTTATCTTAATCAGATGAGTTACCCGTGCGCATCATGGCAGTGTCAGATGTGGGGGAGTGGCGGTCGTCTGCGTCTGATGTTGTCTACAGACTAA
- the purU gene encoding formyltetrahydrofolate deformylase: MQSQNIQRKILRTICPDAKGLIAKITNICYKHELNIVQNSEFVDHRTGRFFMRTELEGIFNDTTLLADMDSALPEGSVRELSSAGRRRVVILVTKEAHCLGDLLMKSTYGGLDVEIAAVIGNHDTLRTLVERFDIPFHLVSHEGLTREEHDLKMVAQINQYKPDYVVLAKYMRVLTPAFVQNYPNRVINIHHSFLPAFIGARPYHQAYERGVKIIGATAHYVNDNLDEGPIIMQDVINVDHTYTADDMMRAGRDVEKNVLSRALYHVLAQRVFVYGNRTIILR, from the coding sequence ATGCAATCCCAGAATATCCAAAGAAAAATTTTACGGACAATCTGCCCTGATGCAAAAGGGCTTATCGCCAAGATCACCAACATCTGCTACAAGCACGAACTGAATATTGTGCAGAATTCGGAATTCGTTGATCACCGTACCGGTCGTTTTTTCATGCGTACGGAATTGGAAGGCATTTTCAATGACACTACGCTGCTGGCCGATATGGACAGCGCCTTACCGGAAGGTTCCGTGCGCGAGCTGAGCAGCGCCGGGCGTCGCCGTGTCGTCATTCTGGTTACGAAGGAAGCACACTGCCTTGGCGATCTGCTGATGAAAAGCACCTACGGCGGTCTGGATGTTGAAATCGCTGCTGTGATCGGTAACCACGACACGCTGCGCACCCTGGTAGAACGCTTTGATATTCCGTTCCATCTGGTCAGCCATGAAGGCCTGACGCGCGAAGAGCACGACCTGAAAATGGTCGCGCAGATAAATCAATACAAACCGGACTACGTGGTACTAGCGAAATATATGCGAGTCTTAACTCCCGCGTTTGTCCAGAACTACCCTAACCGGGTTATTAACATTCATCATTCGTTCCTGCCAGCCTTCATCGGCGCACGTCCATACCATCAGGCGTATGAGCGTGGCGTGAAAATCATCGGTGCAACGGCCCATTACGTGAACGACAACCTGGATGAAGGCCCCATCATCATGCAGGATGTGATTAATGTTGACCACACCTACACCGCCGACGACATGATGCGTGCCGGCCGCGATGTAGAAAAAAACGTACTGAGCCGGGCGCTGTATCATGTTCTGGCCCAGCGCGTGTTCGTGTACGGCAACCGCACTATTATCCTGCGTTGA
- the xthA gene encoding exodeoxyribonuclease III, whose amino-acid sequence MKFVSFNINGLRARPHQLAAIIEQHQPDVIGLQETKVHDDMFPLDDVKQFGYHVFYHGQKGHYGVALLTKAEPLAVRRGFPTDDDDAQRRIIMADLATPLGILTVVNGYFPQGESRDHPVKFPAKTRFYQDLQHYLEQHHQADQPVLIMGDMNISPTDLDIGIGEDNRKRWLRTGKCSFLPEEREWMERLKNWGLVDTFRAANPECQDKFSWFDYRSSGFDDNRGLRIDLIMATSPLASRCAATGIDYAIRGMEKPSDHAPVWAEFTL is encoded by the coding sequence ATGAAGTTTGTTTCTTTCAATATCAATGGGCTGCGAGCCCGTCCCCATCAACTGGCCGCAATCATCGAACAACACCAGCCTGACGTAATCGGCTTACAGGAAACCAAAGTCCATGACGACATGTTTCCACTCGACGATGTAAAACAGTTCGGTTACCACGTTTTCTATCATGGACAGAAAGGCCATTACGGTGTTGCGCTGCTGACCAAAGCTGAACCACTGGCAGTTCGGCGTGGTTTTCCCACCGACGACGACGACGCACAGCGCCGTATCATCATGGCGGATCTGGCAACGCCACTCGGCATACTAACCGTGGTGAACGGCTACTTCCCGCAGGGTGAAAGCCGTGACCACCCTGTCAAGTTTCCTGCCAAAACCCGTTTTTACCAGGATTTGCAGCACTATCTCGAGCAGCACCATCAGGCGGATCAGCCGGTGCTTATCATGGGCGACATGAACATCAGCCCGACGGATTTGGATATCGGTATTGGGGAAGATAACCGTAAACGCTGGCTGCGTACTGGGAAGTGTTCATTCCTGCCTGAAGAGCGCGAATGGATGGAGCGGCTGAAAAACTGGGGGTTGGTCGATACATTCCGGGCTGCTAATCCCGAATGTCAGGATAAGTTCTCGTGGTTTGACTACCGCTCATCAGGGTTTGATGACAACCGAGGACTGCGTATCGATCTGATCATGGCGACCTCACCGCTGGCCAGCCGCTGCGCCGCCACCGGCATTGATTACGCCATTCGGGGAATGGAGAAACCCTCTGACCATGCGCCGGTATGGGCGGAATTCACTCTCTGA
- a CDS encoding YchJ family protein — MSEYCPCGSAQPYERCCQSYLRHDSQAPHPELLMRSRYTAYVKQDVDYLVATWHPDCHAENWRTDIAASCADTHWLGLQILDVTPGNTADEGYVEFAASYSSADHPDSRILMRERSRFLRCHDRWYYVDGVHVQTGRNDSCPCGSGKKYKKCCGQ; from the coding sequence GTGTCCGAATATTGCCCATGCGGTAGTGCCCAGCCGTATGAACGCTGCTGTCAGTCGTACCTGCGCCATGACAGTCAGGCACCCCACCCTGAGTTGCTGATGCGTTCACGGTATACTGCTTACGTCAAACAAGACGTTGACTATCTGGTCGCCACCTGGCATCCGGACTGTCACGCGGAAAACTGGCGCACCGATATTGCCGCCAGTTGCGCCGATACCCATTGGCTCGGTCTGCAGATACTGGATGTTACGCCGGGAAACACAGCAGACGAAGGGTATGTGGAGTTCGCTGCCAGTTATAGCTCAGCCGACCATCCAGACTCCCGGATATTGATGAGAGAGCGTTCTCGCTTCCTTCGCTGTCACGATCGCTGGTACTATGTCGACGGCGTTCACGTGCAAACCGGCAGGAACGATAGCTGTCCGTGCGGCTCCGGCAAAAAATACAAAAAGTGCTGCGGACAATGA
- a CDS encoding DUF1496 domain-containing protein, whose translation MNTQGVANAQGTTNTDVVVPVPPQVVWGNGGNAGGNVQRETQVNCMSCCIYQNRSYSEGSVVRAEGVLLQCQRDKGNLGTNNLVWRILKDQQ comes from the coding sequence ATTAATACGCAGGGCGTTGCCAATGCTCAGGGTACGACCAACACAGACGTGGTGGTGCCTGTGCCGCCACAGGTCGTGTGGGGTAACGGTGGTAATGCCGGTGGCAATGTTCAGCGAGAAACTCAGGTCAATTGCATGAGTTGCTGCATTTATCAAAACAGAAGCTACTCCGAAGGCTCGGTCGTCAGGGCGGAAGGGGTGTTACTGCAATGCCAGCGGGATAAAGGCAACCTGGGCACCAATAATCTGGTGTGGCGGATCCTCAAAGATCAGCAATAA
- the sppA gene encoding signal peptide peptidase SppA, whose protein sequence is MRTMWRIFSGIFRWGWRLLNFIREFILNLFLVCLILVAIGIYSQFKAPPTEPVRGALLLDLTGVVVDKPSVNNKLRQFGREFFGASASRHQENSLFDIVDSIRQAKNDSNITGMVMDLSDFVGADQPSLQYIGKALREFRDAGKPIFAVGDNFNQTQYYLASFANKIYLTPQGNVDLHGFATNNLYYKTLLDKLKVTAHIFRVGTYKSAVEPFIRDDMSPDAREADNRWISTLWQHYLETVAANRQITPQQVFPGADAVLAGLQKMDGDTARYALENKLVDEVAPHSAIEQSLIKAFGWDAKTKNFNFTSIYDYTTTPPATSSNEIAVVFASGTIIDGKETPGYVGGDTTAAQIRDARLDPKVKAIILRVNSPGGSVTASELIRSELMAARQAGKPVIVSMGGMAASGGYWISTPANTIIASPNTLTGSIGIFGVVTTFENALDSIGVHTDGVATSPLADLSQTKTLPPQVSQLMQLSIERGYQNFISLVAQSRQKTPQEVDAIAQGHVWVGSDAKANGLVDQLGDFDDAVKKAAELAKLEQYQLSWYTEEPDLLNVMFSQVRSSVYALLPSAMQALVPAPVAQLAQTVRAQTSILDALNDPQNRYALCLNCGDLR, encoded by the coding sequence ATGCGCACAATGTGGCGAATTTTCAGTGGAATATTCAGATGGGGATGGCGCCTGCTGAATTTCATCCGCGAATTTATCCTTAACCTCTTTCTGGTTTGCCTGATCCTGGTCGCTATCGGGATCTACAGCCAGTTCAAAGCCCCGCCGACCGAACCGGTGCGGGGGGCGTTGTTGCTGGATCTGACAGGGGTGGTGGTGGATAAGCCCTCCGTTAATAACAAGCTGCGCCAGTTCGGCCGCGAATTTTTCGGTGCGTCGGCAAGTCGCCATCAGGAAAACTCGCTGTTTGATATTGTCGACAGTATTCGACAGGCCAAAAACGACAGCAACATTACCGGCATGGTGATGGATTTGTCTGACTTTGTCGGCGCTGACCAGCCTTCACTGCAATACATCGGTAAAGCGCTGCGCGAATTCCGTGATGCGGGCAAACCGATTTTTGCCGTCGGCGACAATTTCAACCAGACGCAATATTATCTGGCCAGCTTCGCCAACAAAATCTACCTGACCCCGCAGGGAAATGTTGACCTGCATGGCTTTGCGACCAATAACCTCTACTACAAGACGCTGTTGGATAAGCTGAAAGTCACCGCGCATATCTTCCGGGTAGGCACGTACAAATCCGCCGTCGAGCCGTTTATCCGCGATGACATGTCGCCCGATGCCCGTGAAGCCGATAATCGCTGGATTTCTACCCTCTGGCAGCACTATCTCGAGACTGTCGCGGCCAACCGTCAAATCACCCCGCAACAAGTTTTCCCAGGCGCTGATGCGGTCCTCGCTGGTCTGCAAAAGATGGACGGTGATACCGCGCGTTACGCGCTGGAAAATAAACTGGTGGATGAAGTGGCTCCCCATTCAGCGATTGAGCAATCGCTTATCAAAGCCTTTGGGTGGGATGCCAAAACTAAAAACTTCAATTTCACCAGCATTTATGATTACACCACGACGCCACCGGCCACGAGCAGTAATGAGATAGCGGTCGTATTTGCCAGCGGCACCATTATCGATGGTAAAGAAACCCCTGGATACGTTGGTGGCGATACCACCGCCGCACAGATTCGCGATGCACGACTGGATCCGAAAGTGAAGGCCATTATCCTGCGGGTCAACAGCCCCGGCGGTAGCGTAACGGCGTCTGAGCTGATTCGTTCTGAACTGATGGCTGCACGCCAGGCAGGTAAACCGGTTATCGTCTCCATGGGGGGGATGGCGGCGTCTGGCGGTTACTGGATTTCTACGCCAGCTAACACCATCATCGCCAGCCCCAACACGTTGACCGGGTCGATTGGTATTTTCGGCGTGGTGACCACGTTTGAAAACGCGCTGGATAGCATTGGTGTGCACACTGATGGCGTTGCCACTTCGCCGCTGGCTGATTTGTCTCAAACCAAGACACTGCCACCGCAAGTGAGCCAACTGATGCAACTTAGCATCGAGCGTGGTTACCAGAACTTTATTTCGCTGGTAGCCCAGTCACGCCAGAAGACACCGCAGGAAGTCGATGCTATAGCCCAGGGTCATGTCTGGGTCGGCAGTGACGCCAAAGCCAATGGCCTGGTGGATCAATTGGGCGACTTCGACGATGCCGTGAAGAAAGCCGCTGAGCTGGCCAAACTGGAACAGTATCAGTTGAGCTGGTACACGGAAGAGCCGGATCTGCTCAATGTGATGTTCAGTCAGGTCAGAAGTTCGGTCTATGCGCTGTTGCCTTCCGCCATGCAGGCGTTAGTACCGGCACCGGTGGCTCAACTGGCGCAAACCGTTCGTGCCCAGACCTCAATTCTGGACGCGCTAAACGATCCGCAAAATCGCTACGCGCTGTGCCTGAACTGCGGCGACTTACGATAA
- a CDS encoding NAD(P)H nitroreductase codes for MDALELLLNRRSASRLAAPAPTGEVLDNILRAGLRAPDHGALQPWRFSIIQDDGLSRFSELLVRAALQDKQDEAAIEKARQAPFRAPMIITVVAHCVDNPKVPHWEQVVSAGCAVQAMQMAALAQGFNGIWRSGAWTHHPLVRDAFGCRASDEIVGFLYLGTPQLKASAAVASVDSTKFVSYF; via the coding sequence ATGGATGCTCTGGAATTGCTACTGAATCGCCGTTCGGCGTCGCGCCTGGCCGCCCCTGCGCCGACAGGTGAGGTACTGGACAATATCCTGCGAGCGGGTTTGCGGGCTCCTGATCATGGTGCGCTACAACCCTGGCGTTTTTCCATTATCCAGGATGACGGGTTATCCCGTTTTAGTGAGTTGCTGGTTCGAGCAGCATTGCAGGATAAGCAGGATGAGGCGGCGATTGAGAAAGCACGTCAGGCACCGTTCCGCGCACCGATGATCATTACCGTGGTAGCGCACTGCGTGGATAATCCGAAAGTGCCTCATTGGGAGCAGGTGGTATCGGCCGGTTGTGCGGTACAGGCGATGCAAATGGCCGCACTGGCGCAAGGTTTCAACGGTATCTGGCGCAGTGGTGCCTGGACTCATCATCCGCTGGTACGCGATGCATTTGGTTGCCGTGCGTCGGATGAAATCGTCGGTTTCCTCTATCTGGGGACACCGCAGCTTAAAGCCTCCGCCGCTGTCGCGTCCGTTGATAGCACGAAGTTTGTCAGCTATTTCTAA
- a CDS encoding trimeric intracellular cation channel family protein, with translation MLTYIYLIAITAEGMSGALAAGRRNMDIFGVSMIAFITALGGGTVRDIMLGNYPIAWTQHPAYIYLTIGAGLLAVLASRVMHHLHRLFLVLDAMGLVAFTIIGCNVAIELGYSPTVVVMAGITTGIFGGILRDIFCNRTPMVLRKELYACVSLLVALVYLSLREIGVNHDLNQLISFSIGLALRLAAIFWSWQLPVFSYMPERWKE, from the coding sequence GTGCTGACCTATATCTATCTGATCGCTATTACTGCTGAGGGAATGTCCGGTGCGCTGGCTGCTGGTCGTCGTAACATGGATATTTTTGGTGTGTCGATGATCGCCTTTATTACCGCACTGGGTGGCGGTACGGTGCGCGATATCATGCTAGGCAATTATCCCATCGCCTGGACGCAACACCCCGCCTATATCTATCTCACCATCGGTGCGGGTCTACTAGCCGTGCTGGCATCGCGTGTGATGCATCATTTGCATCGGCTGTTTTTGGTGCTGGATGCCATGGGGTTGGTAGCATTTACCATCATCGGTTGCAATGTGGCTATCGAGTTGGGTTATTCACCCACCGTGGTGGTGATGGCTGGCATCACCACCGGTATCTTTGGCGGCATCCTGCGGGATATTTTTTGCAACCGGACGCCCATGGTATTGCGTAAGGAACTCTACGCCTGCGTGTCACTGTTGGTGGCGCTGGTGTACCTTAGCCTGCGTGAAATCGGCGTTAACCACGACCTCAATCAGCTCATCTCTTTTTCTATCGGTCTGGCGCTACGTCTGGCCGCCATTTTCTGGTCCTGGCAGTTGCCGGTATTCAGTTATATGCCGGAGCGCTGGAAAGAATAA
- the rssA gene encoding patatin-like phospholipase RssA yields MRKVKIGLALGSGAAKGWAHIGVLNALEELGIFPDVVAGCSVGALVGAAYATHRLDSMARWVNSFRYWDVIRLMDFSWRRGGLLRGDRVFNHVKHLLLTQHIEECAIKYGAVATNLSTGRELWLTQGDLHLAIRASCSMPGLLAPVQLNGYWLVDGAVVNPVPVSLTRAMGADVVIAVDLQHDASLQQHNLLSAKMASAQEQEMTPPRGWRERIRYRLAHRFRRHTEVTPTAMEIMSTSIQVLENRLKMNRMAGDPPDVLIQPYCPQIATLDFHRAGEAIESGRAAVEKQRELLLPLVNRGI; encoded by the coding sequence ATGCGGAAGGTAAAAATAGGTCTGGCATTGGGTTCTGGTGCCGCGAAGGGATGGGCGCATATTGGCGTACTGAATGCACTGGAGGAGTTGGGGATTTTCCCTGATGTCGTTGCTGGATGTTCGGTGGGCGCGCTGGTTGGTGCTGCCTATGCCACACACCGCCTGGATAGCATGGCGCGTTGGGTAAACAGTTTCCGCTATTGGGATGTTATCCGATTGATGGATTTTTCCTGGCGTCGTGGTGGATTATTGCGGGGCGATCGTGTTTTCAACCACGTAAAGCATTTGCTACTTACGCAACATATTGAAGAGTGTGCTATCAAATATGGTGCTGTAGCGACTAACCTGAGTACAGGAAGGGAACTATGGCTCACACAAGGTGACTTACATTTAGCTATTCGAGCGTCCTGCAGCATGCCGGGGTTATTGGCACCGGTGCAATTGAATGGTTACTGGCTGGTGGATGGCGCCGTGGTTAACCCGGTCCCGGTTTCATTGACGCGGGCGATGGGGGCTGATGTGGTGATCGCGGTGGATTTGCAGCATGACGCCAGCTTGCAGCAGCATAACCTGCTGTCTGCCAAAATGGCTTCAGCGCAAGAGCAAGAAATGACGCCGCCGCGCGGATGGCGTGAGCGTATTCGCTATCGTTTAGCTCACCGCTTTCGTCGGCATACGGAGGTGACGCCCACCGCGATGGAGATAATGAGTACCTCTATACAGGTGTTGGAGAATCGCCTGAAAATGAACCGTATGGCGGGTGATCCCCCTGATGTATTGATTCAACCTTATTGTCCGCAAATTGCCACGCTGGATTTTCATCGGGCGGGAGAGGCTATTGAATCCGGCAGAGCGGCGGTAGAAAAACAGCGGGAGTTATTGTTACCGCTGGTCAACCGGGGCATCTAG